From one Streptomyces sp. SCSIO 30461 genomic stretch:
- a CDS encoding argininosuccinate synthase, with translation MTERVVLAYSGGLDTSVAIGWIAEETGAEVIAVAVDVGQGGEDLDVIRKRALACGAVEAEVADARDEFADEYCLPAIKANALYMDRYPLVSALSRPTIVKHLVAAARKHGASIVAHGCTGKGNDQVRFEAGIASLAPDLKCIAPVRDYAMTRDKAIAFCEEKQLPIATTKKSPYSIDQNVFGRAVETGFLEDIWNAPIEDIYEYTSNPAAPREPDEVIVSFKEGVPVAIDGKPVTVLQAIQQLNERAGAQGIGRIDMVEDRLVGIKSREVYEAPGAIALITAHQELESVTVERELARYKRQVEQRWGELVYDGLWFSPLKRALDGFINEANQHVTGDIRMTLHGGRAVVTGRRSDESLYDFNLATYDSGDTFDQSKAQGFIDIFGLSSKIAAKRDLA, from the coding sequence GTGACCGAGCGCGTCGTACTCGCCTATTCGGGCGGTCTGGACACCTCCGTCGCCATCGGCTGGATCGCCGAGGAGACGGGCGCCGAGGTCATCGCCGTCGCCGTGGATGTCGGCCAGGGCGGCGAGGACCTGGATGTCATCCGCAAGCGCGCGCTCGCCTGCGGTGCCGTCGAGGCCGAGGTCGCGGACGCCAGGGACGAGTTCGCCGATGAGTACTGCCTCCCGGCGATCAAGGCCAACGCCCTCTACATGGACCGCTACCCGCTGGTCTCCGCCCTCTCCCGGCCGACCATCGTCAAGCACCTCGTCGCCGCTGCCCGGAAGCACGGGGCCTCGATCGTGGCCCACGGCTGCACCGGAAAGGGCAACGACCAGGTGCGTTTCGAGGCCGGCATCGCCTCCCTCGCACCCGACCTGAAGTGCATCGCCCCGGTCCGCGACTACGCCATGACCCGGGACAAGGCGATCGCCTTCTGCGAGGAGAAGCAGCTCCCGATCGCCACCACCAAGAAGTCGCCGTACTCCATCGACCAGAACGTGTTCGGGCGCGCCGTCGAGACCGGCTTCCTGGAGGACATCTGGAACGCGCCGATCGAGGACATCTACGAGTACACTTCCAACCCCGCGGCCCCGCGTGAGCCCGACGAGGTGATCGTCTCCTTCAAGGAGGGCGTCCCGGTCGCCATCGACGGCAAGCCCGTCACCGTCCTGCAGGCCATCCAGCAGCTCAACGAGCGCGCCGGAGCCCAGGGCATCGGCCGGATCGACATGGTCGAGGACCGCCTCGTCGGCATCAAGTCCCGCGAGGTCTACGAGGCCCCGGGCGCGATCGCGCTGATCACCGCCCACCAGGAGCTGGAGAGCGTCACGGTCGAGCGGGAGCTCGCCCGCTACAAGCGGCAGGTCGAGCAGCGCTGGGGTGAGCTCGTCTACGACGGCCTGTGGTTCTCGCCGCTCAAGCGGGCCCTGGACGGCTTCATCAACGAGGCCAACCAGCACGTCACCGGCGACATCCGGATGACCCTGCACGGCGGTCGCGCCGTGGTCACCGGCCGGAGGTCGGACGAGTCGCTGTACGACTTCAACCTCGCCACCTACGACTCGGGCGACACCTTCGACCAGTCCAAGGCGCAGGGCTTCATCGACATCTTCGGGCTGTCGTCGAAGATCGCCGCGAAGCGCGACCTCGCCTGA
- a CDS encoding pyridoxamine 5'-phosphate oxidase family protein gives MGQTYERIEGRIRTFIEEQPVFFTATAPLASDGHINVSPKGRKGTLVVLDELTLAYLDFGGSGAETIAHLRENGRITLMWCAFSGPPKVLRVHGDGEAVFRDDPRWSALIPYFGEADGAGARAVVLVRARRIGDACGFAVPFMDYREERTQHAEHLARKTDEEFAAYCEQKPHVGVSLDGLPALPLPLPARTG, from the coding sequence ATGGGACAAACGTATGAACGCATAGAAGGCCGCATCCGCACGTTCATCGAAGAGCAGCCGGTGTTCTTCACCGCCACCGCGCCGCTCGCGAGTGACGGGCATATCAATGTCTCCCCCAAGGGCCGCAAGGGCACCCTGGTCGTGCTCGACGAACTGACCCTGGCCTACCTGGACTTCGGCGGCAGCGGCGCCGAGACCATCGCGCACCTCCGCGAGAACGGCCGCATCACGCTGATGTGGTGCGCCTTCAGCGGGCCGCCGAAGGTCCTGCGGGTGCACGGCGACGGGGAGGCGGTGTTCCGTGACGACCCGCGGTGGTCCGCGCTGATCCCGTACTTCGGGGAGGCCGATGGCGCCGGTGCCCGTGCGGTCGTCCTGGTCCGTGCGCGGCGGATCGGCGATGCCTGCGGTTTCGCCGTCCCGTTCATGGACTACCGCGAAGAGCGCACCCAGCACGCGGAGCACTTGGCGCGCAAGACGGATGAGGAGTTCGCGGCGTACTGCGAGCAGAAACCGCATGTCGGCGTCAGCCTCGACGGGCTGCCCGCACTGCCGCTCCCCCTCCCGGCCCGCACCGGCTGA
- a CDS encoding ferredoxin reductase family protein has translation MIQSGRAARRQTMRAIQPRRNPAAVLLGLAWAGALAVLWLWWDNTAVVRMDTAQWLIGGGRITGLLGGYMIALVVLQMARVPALERQVGSDRATRWHAMSGRYAISLIVAHVVLTVWGYAVQARTGFVEQTVTVVVDFPEMIKAAVGTGLFLLIGFVSAGMVRRRISYEAWYYLHLLTYAAVYLTFWHQLATGAEFVAGSTARTVWYVMYGAVGALLLWYRVLAPVRLNLWHRMEVEAVVEEAPGVVSVLITGRRLHRLGAEAGHFFRWRFLTKGLRWSANPYSLSAPPRPDLLRITVKAAGNHSTALSELEPGTRVWAEGPYGAMTAGRRSRNKVLLIAGGAGITPLRALFETLPGNPGDLTLLYRAGSTEDLALWSELREIAQVRGAKLMYAVNGPDGERPEITTERLQQVLPDIDEHDVYLCGPPGLAEESYSALRAAGVPARRIHHESFEM, from the coding sequence ATGATTCAGAGCGGTCGGGCGGCCAGACGCCAGACCATGCGCGCGATCCAGCCGCGCCGGAATCCGGCAGCGGTGCTGCTGGGGCTGGCGTGGGCGGGAGCGCTGGCCGTGCTGTGGCTGTGGTGGGACAACACCGCGGTCGTCCGGATGGACACAGCCCAGTGGCTGATCGGAGGAGGCCGGATCACCGGGCTGCTCGGCGGCTACATGATCGCGCTCGTGGTGCTCCAAATGGCCCGTGTCCCCGCACTGGAGCGGCAGGTGGGCTCCGACCGGGCCACCCGCTGGCACGCGATGAGCGGACGGTACGCGATCAGTCTGATCGTCGCCCATGTCGTGCTGACCGTCTGGGGTTACGCGGTCCAGGCCCGTACCGGATTCGTCGAGCAGACCGTCACCGTCGTGGTCGACTTCCCCGAGATGATCAAGGCAGCCGTCGGCACCGGGCTGTTCCTGCTGATCGGCTTCGTCTCGGCCGGGATGGTGCGCCGCCGGATCAGCTACGAGGCCTGGTACTACCTGCACCTGCTCACCTACGCCGCGGTGTACCTGACGTTCTGGCACCAGCTGGCCACGGGAGCCGAGTTCGTGGCCGGCTCGACCGCCCGCACCGTCTGGTACGTGATGTACGGCGCTGTCGGGGCGCTGCTGCTCTGGTACCGGGTGCTCGCCCCGGTCCGCCTCAACCTCTGGCACCGCATGGAGGTGGAAGCGGTCGTGGAGGAGGCACCCGGGGTGGTGTCCGTGCTGATCACCGGGCGGCGGCTGCACCGGCTCGGTGCGGAGGCGGGTCACTTCTTCCGCTGGCGGTTCCTCACCAAGGGCCTGCGCTGGAGCGCCAACCCGTACTCGCTCTCCGCTCCGCCGCGCCCGGACCTGCTGCGTATCACCGTGAAGGCGGCCGGCAACCACAGCACGGCCCTCTCGGAGCTGGAGCCCGGGACGAGGGTGTGGGCAGAGGGGCCCTACGGCGCGATGACCGCGGGACGACGCAGCCGGAACAAGGTACTGCTGATCGCCGGCGGCGCCGGAATCACCCCGCTGCGGGCCCTGTTCGAGACCCTGCCCGGAAACCCCGGCGATCTCACCCTGCTCTACCGGGCCGGAAGCACCGAGGACCTGGCGCTTTGGAGCGAGCTGCGGGAGATCGCACAGGTACGGGGCGCGAAGCTGATGTACGCCGTCAACGGCCCCGACGGGGAGCGGCCCGAGATCACCACCGAGCGGCTCCAGCAGGTCCTCCCGGACATCGATGAGCACGACGTCTACCTCTGCGGACCGCCTGGGCTCGCCGAGGAGTCCTATTCCGCACTGCGTGCGGCGGGCGTACCGGCCCGCCGTATCCATCACGAGTCCTTCGAGATGTGA
- a CDS encoding FMN-binding protein, with translation MKRKHPLRRIMIAVAGTTSAVVLLLAMKQPGQPLAGASSQAGGTPAPGASTPAGNGVQPAGGQTVLGEEAQTQYGPVQVELTMSGGGITAVEAVKTPDSDANSRKIAADAIPQLNKAAVAAQSARIDTVSGATYTSQGYITSLQSALDKAGL, from the coding sequence GTGAAGAGGAAGCATCCCCTGCGCCGGATCATGATCGCCGTCGCCGGCACCACATCGGCGGTGGTGCTGCTGCTCGCCATGAAGCAGCCCGGCCAGCCGCTGGCGGGCGCGTCGTCGCAAGCCGGCGGCACCCCCGCACCAGGAGCTTCGACGCCCGCGGGAAACGGAGTCCAGCCCGCGGGCGGGCAGACGGTGCTCGGTGAGGAGGCACAGACCCAATACGGCCCCGTACAGGTCGAACTGACCATGAGCGGCGGCGGGATCACCGCCGTCGAAGCAGTCAAGACGCCCGACAGCGACGCCAACAGCCGCAAAATCGCCGCCGACGCCATCCCGCAACTCAACAAGGCCGCCGTCGCCGCCCAGAGCGCTCGGATCGACACCGTCTCAGGCGCCACCTACACCAGCCAGGGCTACATCACATCGCTGCAGAGCGCGCTCGACAAGGCAGGCCTGTGA
- a CDS encoding FAD:protein FMN transferase gives MGTVFSFDVRTFGAADEERVRAGLAAAVEGLHLVDEVFSTYRAGSQVSRLARGELALEDCAEEVAEVLRHCVAEELLSEGYFTARYGGEGLDPTGLVKGWAVERAVRMLVSAGAAAVCLNGGGDVQLHGGPWRVGISDPLGPGGLVAVVEAHRTLAVATSGPAERGCHIVDPHTGKRPESALASLTVVCPGLTQADARATAAYAMGDRARDWLEGLPDTEGFAVTADGTIWQTSGFTRHLATAPLRPDGKAA, from the coding sequence ATGGGCACGGTGTTCTCATTCGATGTGCGCACCTTCGGCGCGGCTGACGAGGAGCGGGTACGGGCCGGACTGGCCGCGGCGGTGGAGGGCCTGCACCTGGTGGACGAGGTCTTCTCGACCTACCGCGCGGGGAGCCAGGTCAGCAGGCTCGCCCGGGGTGAGCTCGCGCTGGAGGACTGTGCCGAGGAGGTCGCCGAGGTACTGCGGCACTGCGTCGCCGAGGAGTTGCTCAGCGAAGGCTACTTCACCGCGCGCTACGGCGGCGAGGGGCTCGATCCGACCGGCCTCGTCAAGGGCTGGGCGGTGGAGCGCGCCGTGCGGATGCTCGTGTCGGCCGGGGCCGCGGCCGTCTGCCTGAACGGTGGCGGCGACGTCCAACTCCATGGCGGTCCCTGGCGGGTCGGGATCTCCGATCCGCTGGGCCCCGGTGGCCTGGTCGCGGTGGTCGAGGCCCACCGCACCCTCGCCGTGGCCACCTCGGGCCCGGCCGAACGCGGCTGCCATATCGTGGACCCGCACACCGGCAAACGCCCCGAGTCGGCTCTGGCCTCCCTGACCGTGGTGTGCCCCGGGCTCACCCAGGCCGACGCCCGGGCGACGGCCGCGTACGCCATGGGCGACCGCGCTCGCGACTGGCTGGAGGGACTCCCGGACACCGAGGGTTTCGCCGTCACCGCCGACGGCACCATCTGGCAGACCAGCGGATTCACCCGCCATCTGGCGACCGCTCCGCTCCGCCCGGACGGCAAGGCCGCCTGA
- a CDS encoding arginine repressor, whose protein sequence is MTEAQHTENWESPQAEPGSGPSVPQTRTARHRRIVDILNRQPVRSQSQLAKVLADDGLSVTQATLSRDLDELGAVKIRNTGGELIYAVPSEGGFRTPQAPLGESAKEERMRRLSGELLISAEASANLVVLRTPPGAAQFLASAIDQAELHAILGTIAGDDTLLLISRDPAGGQALAEHLLRLAQKER, encoded by the coding sequence ATGACCGAGGCGCAGCACACCGAGAACTGGGAGTCCCCCCAGGCGGAGCCCGGGAGCGGGCCGTCCGTGCCGCAGACCCGCACGGCCCGCCACCGCCGGATCGTGGACATCCTCAACCGGCAGCCGGTGCGCTCGCAGAGCCAGTTGGCGAAGGTCCTCGCCGACGACGGACTCAGCGTCACCCAGGCCACCCTCTCCAGGGACCTGGACGAACTCGGCGCGGTGAAGATCCGCAACACCGGGGGCGAGCTGATCTACGCGGTGCCCAGCGAGGGCGGATTCCGCACCCCGCAGGCACCGCTCGGCGAGTCCGCCAAGGAGGAGCGGATGCGCCGTCTCTCCGGGGAACTGCTGATCTCGGCGGAGGCGTCGGCGAACCTGGTGGTGCTGCGTACCCCGCCGGGCGCGGCCCAGTTCCTGGCATCGGCCATCGACCAGGCCGAACTGCACGCCATTCTGGGCACGATCGCAGGCGACGACACCCTGCTGCTCATCTCCCGAGATCCGGCCGGCGGACAGGCACTCGCCGAGCATCTGTTGAGGCTGGCGCAGAAGGAGCGCTGA
- a CDS encoding acetylornithine transaminase yields the protein MTDADLQPQRAEQAPHGLTQRWRGAMMDNYGTPQLALVRGEGAKVWDADGTEYLDFVGGIAVNVLGHAHPAIVAAVSHQIASLGHVSNLYAAEPPIALAERLLRLFGRPGRVLFCNSGAEANEGAFKIGRLTGRIHMVATEGGFHGRTMGALALTGQPGKQQPFLPLPGDVTHVPYGDTEALRAAVTTDTALVIIEPLQGENGVVVPPGDYLKDAREITRATGTLLVLDEVQTGIGRTGHWFAHQAHGIEPDIVTLAKGLGGGLPLGAVVAFGEAADLFKPGQHGTTFGGNPVACAAGLAVLSTLDGTLDEVKRTGERLRNGIESLGHPAVSRVRGAGLLLGIVLNEPLATQVQRAAQDAGLLVNAPAPDVVRIMPPLIIGDTEVDAFLQALPGILDTVRHGDGRSGE from the coding sequence ATGACCGACGCCGATCTCCAGCCCCAGCGGGCAGAGCAAGCCCCGCACGGTCTGACGCAGCGCTGGCGGGGCGCCATGATGGACAACTACGGCACTCCGCAGCTCGCTCTGGTGCGCGGCGAGGGCGCGAAGGTCTGGGACGCCGACGGCACCGAGTACCTCGACTTCGTCGGTGGTATCGCGGTGAACGTGCTGGGACACGCCCACCCCGCCATCGTCGCGGCCGTCTCGCACCAGATCGCCTCGCTCGGCCATGTCTCCAACCTCTACGCGGCCGAACCGCCCATCGCCCTCGCCGAACGGCTGCTCCGGCTCTTCGGCCGTCCCGGACGCGTCCTGTTCTGCAACTCGGGGGCCGAGGCCAACGAGGGCGCGTTCAAAATCGGCAGGCTCACCGGACGCATCCATATGGTCGCCACCGAGGGCGGCTTCCACGGCCGCACCATGGGCGCCCTCGCGCTCACCGGGCAGCCGGGCAAGCAGCAGCCGTTCCTCCCGCTGCCCGGCGATGTGACCCACGTGCCCTACGGCGACACCGAAGCGCTGCGCGCGGCGGTCACCACCGACACCGCTCTGGTGATCATCGAGCCGCTCCAGGGCGAGAACGGCGTCGTCGTCCCGCCCGGCGACTACCTCAAGGACGCCCGCGAGATCACCCGGGCCACCGGCACACTGCTGGTCCTGGACGAAGTGCAGACCGGTATCGGGCGCACCGGCCACTGGTTCGCCCACCAGGCACACGGCATCGAGCCGGACATCGTCACCCTCGCCAAGGGCCTGGGCGGCGGGCTGCCGCTCGGCGCCGTCGTCGCCTTCGGTGAGGCCGCCGACCTGTTCAAGCCCGGTCAGCACGGCACCACCTTCGGCGGCAATCCGGTCGCCTGCGCCGCCGGGCTCGCCGTGCTCAGCACCCTGGACGGCACGCTTGACGAGGTCAAGCGGACCGGGGAGCGCCTCAGGAACGGAATCGAGTCGCTGGGCCACCCTGCGGTCTCCCGCGTCCGCGGTGCCGGACTGCTGCTGGGTATCGTGCTCAACGAGCCGCTCGCGACCCAGGTGCAGCGAGCGGCTCAGGACGCCGGCCTGCTGGTCAACGCGCCCGCCCCCGACGTCGTCAGGATCATGCCGCCGCTGATCATCGGTGACACGGAGGTGGACGCCTTCCTCCAAGCGCTCCCCGGCATCCTCGACACAGTACGGCACGGGGACGGACGATCCGGGGAATGA
- the argB gene encoding acetylglutamate kinase, translating into MSTRKHTALPKAQTLIEALPWLTRHHGRTVVIKFGGNAMVDDDLKAAFAQDVVFLRHAGIKPVVVHGGGPQISAQLDRHGLVSEFKAGLRVTTSEAMDVVRMVLAGQVQRELVGLLNQHGPLAVGLTGEDAHTITATKHLPTIDGELVDIGRVGEITAIDTGAIEALLEDGRIPVISSIARSADDAHVYNVNADTAAAALAAALGAETLMVLTDVEGLYEDWPDSDEVISRLTASELEKLLPELSSGMVPKMQGCLHAVRNGVTTARVIDGRVPHSILLEIFTDEGIGTMVVPDGTGRDAPDPSGGTAA; encoded by the coding sequence ATGAGCACTCGCAAGCACACCGCACTTCCCAAGGCGCAGACCTTGATCGAGGCGCTGCCCTGGCTCACCCGGCACCACGGCAGGACCGTCGTCATCAAGTTCGGCGGGAACGCCATGGTCGACGACGACCTCAAGGCGGCTTTCGCCCAGGACGTCGTCTTCCTGCGGCACGCCGGGATCAAGCCCGTCGTGGTGCACGGCGGCGGGCCGCAGATCAGTGCCCAGCTCGACCGGCACGGCCTGGTCAGCGAGTTCAAGGCCGGGCTGCGGGTCACCACGTCCGAGGCGATGGACGTCGTACGTATGGTGCTCGCCGGCCAGGTCCAGCGCGAGTTGGTCGGGCTGCTCAACCAGCACGGTCCGCTCGCCGTCGGCCTCACCGGCGAGGACGCCCACACCATCACCGCCACCAAGCACCTCCCGACCATCGACGGTGAGCTCGTTGACATCGGCCGGGTCGGCGAGATCACCGCGATCGACACCGGGGCGATCGAGGCGCTGCTGGAGGACGGCCGTATCCCGGTGATCTCCTCCATCGCCCGGTCCGCCGACGACGCCCATGTCTACAACGTCAACGCGGACACCGCCGCGGCGGCCCTTGCCGCCGCGCTCGGAGCGGAGACCCTGATGGTGCTCACCGATGTCGAGGGGCTCTACGAGGACTGGCCCGACAGCGACGAGGTGATCAGCCGCCTCACCGCGAGCGAGCTGGAGAAGCTGCTGCCCGAGCTGTCCAGCGGCATGGTGCCGAAGATGCAGGGCTGCCTGCATGCCGTACGGAACGGTGTCACCACCGCCCGGGTCATCGACGGCCGGGTACCGCACTCCATCCTGCTGGAGATCTTCACGGACGAGGGCATCGGCACGATGGTCGTGCCCGACGGAACCGGACGCGACGCACCCGACCCGTCCGGGGGGACAGCCGCATGA
- the argJ gene encoding bifunctional glutamate N-acetyltransferase/amino-acid acetyltransferase ArgJ has protein sequence MTVTAAKGFTAAGIAAGIKENGNPDLALVVNNGPRRAAAGVFTSNRVKAAPVLWSEQVLKGGEVSAVVLNSGGANACTGPKGFQDTHATAEKAADVLEGHSAGEVAVASTGLIGVLLPMDKLLPGIEKAAAELSPHGGEKAAIAIKTTDTVHKTAVYEGDGWTVGGMAKGAGMLAPGLATMLVVLTTDADLGSEVLDRALRDATRVTFDRVDSDGCMSTNDTVLLLASGASGAAPGYEDFAAGVRTVCDDLARRLIGDAEGASKDIRIEVVNAASEDDAVEVGRSIARNNLLKCAIHGEDPNWGRVLSAIGTTRAAFEPDRLNVAINGVWVCKGGSVGEDRELVDMRYREVRITADLAAGSESAVIWANDLTADYVHENSAYSS, from the coding sequence ATGACGGTGACGGCAGCAAAGGGATTCACCGCCGCGGGCATCGCCGCCGGAATCAAGGAGAACGGCAACCCCGACCTCGCCCTCGTGGTCAACAACGGACCGCGCCGCGCCGCCGCCGGAGTCTTCACCTCCAACCGGGTCAAGGCCGCTCCCGTGCTGTGGTCCGAGCAGGTACTCAAGGGCGGCGAGGTCTCCGCCGTAGTGCTCAACTCGGGCGGCGCCAACGCCTGCACGGGCCCCAAGGGCTTCCAGGACACCCACGCCACCGCCGAGAAGGCCGCCGACGTACTCGAAGGCCACAGCGCAGGCGAGGTCGCCGTCGCCTCCACCGGGCTGATCGGTGTCCTGCTGCCGATGGACAAGCTGCTCCCCGGCATCGAGAAGGCTGCGGCCGAGCTGAGCCCGCACGGCGGCGAGAAGGCCGCCATCGCCATCAAGACCACCGACACCGTGCACAAGACCGCGGTGTACGAGGGCGACGGCTGGACCGTCGGGGGCATGGCCAAGGGCGCCGGAATGCTCGCGCCCGGCCTTGCCACGATGCTCGTCGTCCTCACCACGGACGCCGACCTCGGCAGCGAGGTACTGGACCGCGCACTGCGCGACGCCACCCGCGTCACCTTCGACCGGGTCGACTCCGACGGCTGTATGTCCACCAACGACACCGTGCTGCTGCTGGCTTCCGGCGCTTCCGGTGCCGCCCCCGGGTACGAGGACTTCGCCGCCGGCGTCCGTACCGTCTGCGACGACCTCGCCCGCCGGCTCATCGGTGACGCCGAGGGCGCGTCCAAGGACATCCGCATCGAGGTGGTCAACGCCGCGAGTGAGGACGACGCCGTCGAGGTGGGGCGCTCGATCGCCCGCAACAACCTCCTCAAGTGCGCCATCCACGGTGAGGACCCCAACTGGGGCCGGGTGCTGTCCGCGATCGGCACCACCAGGGCCGCGTTCGAACCCGACCGGCTGAATGTCGCCATCAACGGTGTCTGGGTGTGCAAGGGCGGCTCCGTCGGAGAGGACCGCGAGCTGGTCGACATGCGCTACCGCGAGGTGCGGATCACCGCGGACCTGGCGGCCGGCAGTGAGTCGGCCGTCATCTGGGCCAACGACCTCACCGCCGACTACGTACACGAGAACAGCGCCTACTCATCCTGA
- the argC gene encoding N-acetyl-gamma-glutamyl-phosphate reductase — translation MVRTAVAGASGYAGGELLRLLLTHPAVEIGALTGHSNAGQKLGTVQPHLLPLADRVLEPTTAEVLAGHDVVFLALPHGQSAAVAEQLGDDVLVIDMGADFRLREAAEWERFYGSPHAGTWPYGLPELPGARAALEGAKRIAVPGCYPTAVSLALFPAYAAGLAEPEAVITAASGTSGAGKALKPHLLGSEVMGSMSPYGVGGGHRHTPEMIQNLSAAAGETVTVSFTPTLAPMPRGILATCSAKARPGTTAEALRAVYEKAFAEEPFVRLLPEGQWPATASVHGSNAVQIQVAHDPAAGRIIAISAIDNLTKGTAGGAVQSMNIALGLDQSTGLSTIGVAP, via the coding sequence GTGGTACGTACAGCAGTCGCGGGAGCGAGCGGATACGCGGGCGGAGAGCTGCTCCGGCTGCTGCTCACCCATCCCGCTGTCGAGATCGGCGCGCTCACCGGTCACTCCAACGCAGGGCAGAAGCTGGGCACCGTGCAGCCGCATCTGCTGCCGCTGGCCGATCGCGTCCTCGAACCCACCACGGCCGAGGTCCTCGCCGGACATGATGTCGTCTTTCTGGCACTGCCGCATGGCCAGTCCGCAGCCGTTGCCGAACAGCTGGGCGACGATGTGCTCGTCATCGACATGGGCGCCGACTTCCGGCTCAGGGAGGCGGCGGAATGGGAGCGATTCTACGGCTCGCCCCATGCCGGGACCTGGCCGTACGGCCTCCCCGAACTGCCGGGTGCCCGCGCCGCGCTGGAGGGGGCCAAGCGCATCGCGGTGCCCGGCTGCTACCCGACGGCCGTCTCGCTCGCCCTCTTCCCCGCGTATGCGGCCGGACTGGCCGAGCCCGAGGCCGTGATCACCGCGGCGAGCGGCACCTCGGGCGCCGGGAAGGCGCTCAAGCCGCACCTGCTGGGCTCCGAGGTGATGGGCTCGATGAGCCCGTACGGGGTCGGCGGGGGGCACCGCCACACACCCGAGATGATCCAGAACCTCAGCGCGGCCGCCGGTGAAACGGTCACCGTGTCGTTCACCCCGACGCTCGCGCCCATGCCCCGCGGCATCCTGGCCACATGCAGTGCCAAGGCCAGGCCGGGCACCACGGCTGAGGCGCTGCGCGCCGTCTACGAGAAGGCTTTCGCGGAAGAGCCGTTCGTCCGGCTTCTCCCGGAGGGGCAGTGGCCCGCCACGGCGTCCGTCCACGGTTCCAACGCTGTTCAGATCCAGGTCGCCCACGACCCCGCGGCCGGGCGCATCATCGCGATCAGCGCCATCGACAACCTCACCAAGGGCACGGCGGGCGGCGCCGTCCAGAGCATGAACATCGCCCTTGGACTCGACCAGAGCACAGGCCTTTCCACGATCGGAGTCGCGCCATGA
- a CDS encoding ATP-binding protein, with product MIVWLNGTHGAGKTTTSGLVQQLIPDSRVFDAEKVGETLMDITPGLPWTGNFQHWPPWRPLVVETARRVLDYTGGTLVMPMTVLVEEYWREISTGLARHAIPVRHFVLHADQDTLRGRIAGDTVIGPDSPFRLEHLEPYAEAARTWLHDEAEVIDTTHITPAQAARQIAAAVRS from the coding sequence ATGATCGTATGGCTCAACGGCACCCACGGCGCAGGCAAGACGACGACCAGTGGACTTGTACAGCAGCTGATCCCGGATTCACGAGTGTTCGATGCCGAGAAGGTCGGCGAGACGCTCATGGACATCACGCCGGGGTTGCCCTGGACGGGAAACTTCCAGCACTGGCCGCCGTGGCGGCCGCTCGTGGTCGAGACCGCTCGCCGCGTGCTCGACTACACCGGTGGCACTCTGGTCATGCCAATGACCGTCTTGGTCGAGGAGTACTGGCGCGAGATCAGCACGGGTCTCGCCCGGCATGCGATTCCGGTTCGACACTTCGTCCTGCATGCCGACCAGGACACCCTCCGCGGGCGCATCGCGGGCGACACCGTCATCGGCCCCGACTCCCCGTTCCGCCTCGAACACCTTGAGCCCTACGCCGAGGCGGCCCGCACATGGTTGCACGACGAGGCCGAGGTCATCGACACCACGCACATCACGCCCGCTCAGGCCGCCCGGCAGATCGCGGCGGCCGTCAGGAGCTGA
- a CDS encoding carboxymuconolactone decarboxylase family protein, which translates to MEARLDPFTNPVLSKAMKHIVAAGRALGESSLPTPTQELVKLRASQINGCGFCTDMHFKDAVHAGESAERLNLVAAWREATVFTEAERAALELTEEATRIADAAGGVPDEVWANAAKHYDDEQLGALVGVIAVINAFNRANVMLTMPAGDYQPGQFG; encoded by the coding sequence ATGGAAGCACGCCTGGACCCCTTCACCAACCCGGTCCTGAGCAAGGCCATGAAGCACATCGTCGCCGCGGGCCGGGCGCTCGGTGAGTCGTCCCTGCCCACCCCGACGCAGGAGTTGGTGAAGCTCCGCGCCAGCCAGATCAACGGCTGCGGCTTCTGCACCGACATGCACTTCAAGGACGCGGTGCACGCCGGAGAGTCCGCGGAGCGTCTCAACCTGGTCGCCGCCTGGCGGGAGGCCACGGTGTTCACCGAGGCGGAGCGGGCGGCACTGGAGCTCACCGAGGAGGCCACCCGCATCGCCGACGCGGCCGGAGGCGTCCCGGACGAGGTCTGGGCCAATGCCGCCAAGCACTACGACGACGAGCAGCTCGGCGCACTGGTGGGCGTGATCGCCGTCATCAACGCCTTCAACCGTGCGAATGTCATGCTCACCATGCCGGCGGGCGACTACCAGCCCGGCCAGTTCGGGTGA
- a CDS encoding helix-turn-helix transcriptional regulator produces MPIAVDIDVMLARRKMSVGELAQRVGITPANLAVLKNGRAKAVRFATLAALCEALECQPGDLLRWEADGAAGAADAAGAGEPEGARTG; encoded by the coding sequence ATGCCGATCGCAGTCGACATCGACGTGATGCTGGCCAGGCGGAAGATGTCCGTGGGTGAGCTCGCGCAACGCGTCGGCATCACCCCCGCGAATCTGGCCGTACTCAAGAACGGGCGGGCCAAGGCCGTCCGCTTCGCGACCCTTGCCGCGCTCTGTGAGGCGCTGGAGTGCCAGCCCGGGGATCTGCTGCGCTGGGAGGCGGACGGCGCCGCAGGTGCCGCGGACGCGGCGGGCGCAGGGGAGCCCGAGGGTGCCCGGACCGGCTGA